Proteins from one Juglans microcarpa x Juglans regia isolate MS1-56 chromosome 6S, Jm3101_v1.0, whole genome shotgun sequence genomic window:
- the LOC121237950 gene encoding myb-related protein 306-like: MGRPPCCDKVGVKKGPWTPEEDIILVSYIQEHGPGNWRSVPTNTGLLRCSKSCRLRWTNYLRPGIKRGNFTDQEEKMIIHLQALLGNRWAAIASYLPQRTDNDIKNYWNTHLKKKLKKLHTGLDDHNQDGFSASQPISKGQWERRLQTDIHMAKRALCEALSLDKPSQLPESNPFNGYHPYTRPYQASIYASNAENIARLLENWNKNSPKSVQTNNSENTQNSSNNLVIANGSSPSTAGATTRDAFDSLLSFDSPTSDVSQSVSMDETANLTPEMNLVQDESKADLETHVPLTLLEKWLFEDGATQGQDVDLSNNMSLEDNPGFF, translated from the exons atggggaggCCACCGTGCTGTGACAAGGTTGGTGTAAAGAAAGGGCCATGGACACCGGAAGAAGACATCATCCTGGTCTCATACATTCAAGAACATGGACCAGGGAATTGGAGATCAGTTCCCACGAATACTG GTCTGCTCAGATGTAGTAAGAGCTGCAGACTTAGATGGACTAACTATCTCCGACCCGGTATCAAGCGTGGAAACTTTACTGATCAAGAAGAGAAGATGATAATCCACCTCCAAGCTCTTTTGGGTAATAG ATGGGCAGCCATAGCATCCTATCTTCCCCAAAGGACAgacaatgatataaaaaattattggaatACCCATTTAAAGAAGAAACTCAAAAAGCTTCACACAGGTCTCGATGACCATAACCAAGATGGGTTCTCAGCCTCACAGCCAATATCCAAAGGTCAGTGGGAGAGAAGGCTCCAAACAGACATCCACATGGCTAAGAGAGCCCTTTGCGAGGCTTTGTCTCTCGACAAACCAAGCCAATTACCTGAATCCAATCCCTTCAATGGCTATCATCCGTACACTAGACCATATCAAGCATCCATATATGCATCCAACGCCGAAAACATAGCCCGATTGCTCGAGAACTGGAACAAAAATTCCCCAAAATCAGTTCAGACAAACAACTCAGAAAACACCCAGAATTCCTCGAACAACCTCGTAATTGCAAATGGTTCCAGTCCTAGTACCGCAGGTGCCACAACACGAGATGCTTTTGACTCGTTGCTGAGCTTCGATTCCCCCACCTCTGATGTCTCTCAATCCGTGTCTATGGACGAGACTGCAAATTTGACCCCAGAAATGAACCTCGTCCAAGACGAAAGCAAGGCAGATTTGGAGACTCATGTCCCTCTTACGTTGCTGGAGAAGTGGCTCTTTGAGGATGGCGCAACTCAAGGTCAAGATGTCGACCTAAGTAACAATATGTCATTAGAGGATAATCCAGGGTTCTTTTAA